The following coding sequences lie in one Flagellimonas eckloniae genomic window:
- a CDS encoding HU family DNA-binding protein yields MTKADIVTRISEKLGIEKGDVQATVESFMEEVKSSLENGDNVYLRGFGSFIVKTRAEKTGRNISKNTTIKIPAHNIPAFKPAKVFVEGVKSNVQVK; encoded by the coding sequence ATGACGAAAGCAGATATTGTAACTAGAATCTCAGAAAAACTAGGTATTGAAAAAGGAGACGTACAAGCAACGGTAGAATCTTTTATGGAGGAGGTAAAATCGTCCTTAGAGAATGGTGATAATGTTTATTTAAGAGGTTTTGGAAGCTTTATCGTTAAGACAAGAGCAGAAAAAACAGGTAGAAACATTTCCAAGAACACTACCATTAAAATTCCTGCACATAATATTCCCGCATTCAAACCTGCAAAAGTGTTTGTAGAGGGCGTTAAAAGCAACGTTCAAGTAAAATAA
- the bioA gene encoding adenosylmethionine--8-amino-7-oxononanoate transaminase yields the protein MEKLANRDKKYLWHPLTQHKTSAPPLGIVKAKGALIWDEEGNSYIDGIASWYTAMYGHCNEQIVTALIKQMQQLDFVMFSGFTHKPAVELSERLMEILPDNQKKIFFNDNGSTAVEAAIKMALQYYHNQGEKRDTLIAFEDGFHGDTFGAMSASGLSSYNGPFEDFLLKVERIPVPQEENIDEVLESLEAIYKNNSCAAFVFEPLVQGAAGMKFHSAKGLDQLIKKCQKAGILCIADEIMTGFGKTGKNFASDYLENTPDIICLSKALTAGMFPLSITSCSQKVFDAFLSEDVTKGFFHAHTYSAHPLGCAAAIAGLELLNSEEILERRTYIEKEHRIFVASLKSHPKVREARSMGVILAIDLDLDTNRYGKLRDKLYQFFMDQGVNLRPLGNTIYVLPPYVITDEQLRKVYDSIRLALETF from the coding sequence TTGGAAAAATTAGCTAATAGAGATAAAAAATACCTTTGGCATCCGCTTACCCAGCATAAAACTTCAGCGCCGCCTTTAGGTATTGTAAAGGCAAAAGGAGCTTTGATTTGGGATGAGGAAGGCAATTCCTATATAGATGGGATAGCTTCTTGGTATACGGCAATGTACGGTCACTGTAACGAGCAAATAGTTACTGCTTTGATCAAACAAATGCAACAATTGGATTTTGTTATGTTCAGTGGCTTTACCCACAAGCCAGCTGTTGAACTTTCCGAACGCTTAATGGAAATTTTACCTGATAATCAAAAAAAGATATTTTTTAATGATAATGGTTCTACTGCGGTGGAGGCAGCCATAAAGATGGCATTGCAATATTATCATAACCAAGGTGAAAAGAGAGATACGCTTATTGCTTTTGAAGATGGGTTTCACGGGGATACGTTTGGAGCTATGAGTGCATCTGGGCTTTCCTCCTATAATGGGCCTTTTGAGGATTTTTTGTTAAAAGTGGAACGCATACCGGTACCTCAAGAAGAAAACATTGATGAGGTATTGGAATCGTTGGAAGCCATTTATAAAAACAATTCATGTGCGGCATTTGTTTTTGAACCTTTGGTTCAGGGAGCGGCTGGAATGAAGTTTCATTCTGCAAAAGGTCTAGATCAGTTAATAAAGAAGTGTCAGAAAGCAGGGATTTTATGTATTGCGGATGAGATTATGACGGGGTTTGGTAAGACTGGGAAAAATTTTGCTTCGGATTATTTAGAGAATACACCAGACATCATATGTTTGAGCAAGGCACTGACAGCAGGAATGTTTCCTCTGAGCATTACCAGTTGCTCGCAAAAAGTTTTTGATGCGTTTTTAAGCGAAGATGTAACCAAAGGTTTTTTTCACGCACACACATATAGTGCCCATCCTTTGGGTTGTGCAGCAGCTATTGCTGGGTTAGAGCTTTTGAACTCAGAAGAAATTTTAGAAAGAAGAACTTATATAGAAAAGGAACACAGAATATTTGTAGCGTCGCTAAAAAGCCATCCAAAAGTAAGAGAGGCAAGAAGCATGGGTGTTATTTTGGCAATTGATTTGGATCTGGATACGAATCGATATGGGAAATTACGGGATAAACTATATCAATTTTTCATGGATCAGGGAGTAAACCTTCGCCCTCTTGGAAATACAATTTATGTACTGCCGCCCTATGTAATTACCGATGAGCAATTGCGAAAAGTATATGACTCAATTCGTTTAGCCTTGGAAACATTTTAA
- a CDS encoding flotillin family protein, with amino-acid sequence MLLLPLQLGGSASLLAIGFAILFFFIIIISFIRRYKRCPSDRILVVYGKVGSGNSAKCIHGGAAFIWPVIQDYEFLDLTPISIEVDLANALSRQNIRVNVPSRFTIGISTEPGVMQNAAERLLGLGMQEVQDLAKEIIFGQLRLVVASMDIEEINSDRDKFLTNISKSVESELKKVGLKLINVNITDIVDESGYIEALGKEAAAHAINAARKSVAEKNRDGSIGEANAVQDERTQVAAANAKAVEGENVAKIDVANSDSLRRQREAEAERTAIAAEKVQSAKALEESYAAEKDAEIARAERERSSQMADIVVPAEIDKKKVEIDAEAEAEMIRRKAKGEADAILFKAQAEAQGILEVLTKQAEGLDRIVKAAGDSPKDAVLLLVADKLPELVKTQAEAIKNIKIDKVTVWDSGAKTEDGKNSTANFISGMYKSVPPLQEMFNMAGMQLPEYLKGKEIPDNDAAEGDTKKPDKDTKEE; translated from the coding sequence ATGTTACTACTACCACTTCAATTGGGCGGGAGCGCCTCCTTGCTTGCCATTGGCTTTGCAATACTCTTTTTCTTTATCATAATTATATCCTTTATCAGGAGGTACAAAAGATGTCCCTCTGATCGTATTCTCGTCGTTTATGGCAAAGTTGGCTCGGGGAATTCAGCCAAATGTATTCATGGTGGTGCGGCCTTTATTTGGCCTGTTATTCAAGATTATGAATTTTTGGATTTAACCCCGATTTCCATTGAAGTGGATTTGGCCAATGCACTGAGTAGACAGAACATTAGGGTAAATGTACCTTCTCGATTTACAATCGGTATTTCTACCGAACCTGGGGTGATGCAAAATGCAGCAGAGAGGTTATTGGGATTAGGAATGCAAGAAGTGCAAGATCTGGCCAAGGAAATTATTTTTGGTCAGTTGCGCTTAGTGGTAGCTTCCATGGACATTGAAGAAATTAACTCTGATAGGGATAAGTTTTTGACCAATATATCAAAGAGTGTTGAGTCAGAATTAAAGAAAGTAGGTTTAAAACTTATCAACGTAAACATCACCGATATTGTTGACGAGTCCGGTTATATTGAAGCATTGGGTAAAGAAGCTGCTGCTCATGCGATTAATGCAGCACGTAAGTCTGTTGCAGAGAAAAATAGGGATGGTTCTATTGGTGAGGCAAATGCTGTGCAGGATGAAAGAACCCAAGTGGCTGCAGCCAATGCAAAAGCGGTAGAAGGAGAAAATGTTGCAAAAATTGATGTTGCAAATTCCGATTCTTTACGAAGACAGCGAGAAGCCGAGGCAGAAAGAACTGCTATTGCAGCTGAAAAAGTGCAATCGGCCAAAGCATTGGAGGAATCTTACGCCGCTGAAAAAGATGCAGAGATTGCTAGGGCAGAACGTGAACGTAGCTCACAAATGGCCGATATTGTTGTACCTGCGGAAATAGATAAAAAGAAAGTAGAAATTGATGCCGAAGCGGAAGCTGAAATGATCCGTAGAAAAGCCAAAGGTGAGGCAGATGCCATTCTTTTTAAAGCACAAGCAGAAGCGCAAGGGATCTTGGAAGTATTGACCAAACAAGCCGAAGGTCTTGACAGGATTGTGAAAGCTGCAGGGGATAGTCCTAAAGATGCCGTGTTATTATTGGTGGCCGATAAGTTACCGGAACTAGTTAAAACACAAGCCGAGGCGATTAAAAATATTAAGATTGATAAAGTTACCGTTTGGGATTCCGGAGCAAAAACTGAAGATGGTAAAAACTCTACGGCCAATTTCATATCCGGAATGTACAAATCTGTACCTCCCTTGCAAGAAATGTTTAATATGGCAGGAATGCAACTGCCCGAATATTTAAAAGGAAAAGAAATTCCTGATAACGATGCGGCAGAAGGAGATACAAAAAAGCCGGATAAGGATACAAAAGAAGAATAG
- a CDS encoding cupin-like domain-containing protein: MKLNLEQIPREQTLSKKEFLHKYFKPQKPVVIERFIEDWPAHSKWNLDYMRELAGEKTVPLYDDRPVKHDEGFNEPHAKMKMRDYIDLLKSGPTKYRIFLWNIIKEVPELQKDFTYPDFGLRLMKGLPMLFFGGRDSHTFMHYDIDLANIFHFHFEGEKQCILFPQSETKFLYKVPHSLITREDIDFANPDLDKWPALQYAKGYVANLEHGNLLYIPEGYWHHMKYLAPGFSMSLRAIARKPKNFGKAVFNIFFMRHFDTVMRKIKGQKWIDWKNEKAISRTHSLLLQK; the protein is encoded by the coding sequence TTGAAGCTTAACCTTGAACAAATACCTCGAGAGCAAACCCTTTCCAAGAAGGAGTTTTTGCATAAATACTTCAAACCTCAAAAGCCAGTTGTTATTGAGCGTTTTATAGAAGATTGGCCTGCTCATTCCAAATGGAACCTTGATTATATGAGAGAATTGGCTGGAGAAAAAACCGTTCCTCTTTATGATGATAGACCAGTAAAACATGATGAAGGTTTTAATGAGCCCCATGCAAAAATGAAGATGCGGGACTACATAGATTTACTAAAGAGTGGCCCTACAAAATATCGCATTTTTCTTTGGAATATCATAAAGGAAGTGCCTGAACTTCAAAAAGACTTTACATATCCTGATTTTGGACTTAGACTCATGAAAGGATTGCCCATGTTGTTTTTTGGTGGAAGGGATTCACATACGTTCATGCATTACGATATAGATTTGGCTAATATTTTTCATTTTCATTTTGAAGGAGAGAAGCAATGCATTCTTTTTCCACAATCAGAGACCAAATTTCTATATAAGGTTCCCCATTCGCTGATTACTAGGGAGGATATTGATTTTGCAAATCCGGATTTGGATAAATGGCCCGCATTGCAATATGCAAAGGGATATGTTGCCAATTTGGAACATGGTAATTTGCTCTATATACCAGAGGGGTATTGGCACCATATGAAGTATCTTGCGCCAGGATTTTCCATGAGCCTTAGAGCAATTGCTCGAAAACCCAAAAACTTTGGAAAGGCAGTTTTCAATATCTTTTTTATGCGACACTTTGATACGGTAATGAGAAAAATAAAGGGACAAAAGTGGATTGATTGGAAAAATGAAAAAGCAATTTCACGGACGCACAGCCTATTGCTTCAGAAGTAA
- a CDS encoding DUF2007 domain-containing protein → MMAQEFHTLGSFEFPADVQIIKGRLEAEGIPVFLKDENTINSDPLISGAIGGVKLQVYSTDKERAKAIYDAIRNYATDNEGNPVVCPNCKATKSEIYYSRNSIFYKLFPFFEPKKYKCAQCNFITKPL, encoded by the coding sequence ATGATGGCGCAAGAATTTCATACGCTTGGCTCTTTTGAATTCCCTGCAGATGTTCAAATCATTAAAGGAAGACTTGAAGCGGAGGGCATTCCTGTTTTTTTAAAAGACGAGAATACGATTAACTCAGACCCTTTAATTAGTGGCGCTATAGGTGGAGTGAAATTACAAGTTTATTCAACCGATAAAGAACGAGCAAAGGCTATTTATGATGCAATACGTAACTATGCTACAGACAACGAAGGGAATCCCGTTGTCTGTCCCAATTGTAAAGCAACCAAATCTGAGATATATTATTCCAGAAACAGTATATTTTACAAACTCTTTCCTTTTTTTGAGCCTAAAAAATACAAGTGTGCTCAATGTAACTTTATTACCAAACCATTATAA
- a CDS encoding regulatory protein RecX, protein MNNSKAYSVTEATRKLENYCAYQERCHKDVLEKLRTMRMIPEAIDQIVSHLIQENYLNEERFAKSFARGKFSIKKWGKNRIINELKQRQISRFNIKTALAEINEETYHKTLSELANKRLAQIHETNLQKRRKKLADYLLYRGWESNLVYEKLKELI, encoded by the coding sequence TTGAATAATTCTAAAGCCTATAGTGTTACTGAAGCTACCAGAAAACTGGAAAATTATTGTGCCTATCAGGAACGTTGCCATAAAGATGTACTGGAAAAGTTAAGGACTATGCGGATGATTCCCGAAGCAATAGATCAAATCGTCTCCCACTTGATACAGGAAAATTATTTAAATGAGGAACGTTTTGCAAAAAGCTTTGCAAGAGGAAAATTCTCGATTAAAAAATGGGGCAAAAATCGTATCATAAACGAATTGAAACAACGACAAATCTCCAGATTCAACATAAAAACCGCCTTGGCTGAAATAAACGAAGAAACCTATCACAAAACCTTAAGTGAACTTGCAAACAAAAGACTTGCTCAAATCCATGAAACCAACCTTCAAAAAAGAAGGAAGAAGCTCGCGGATTATCTCCTCTATCGTGGTTGGGAAAGTAATTTGGTCTATGAAAAACTAAAGGAATTGATTTAA
- a CDS encoding beta-ketoacyl synthase N-terminal-like domain-containing protein produces the protein MLKQPISITAISSISPLGNSFEEVWKSYQKETHFLGETKIGKAPVWVGALADALHEEIKALRNSDNKYKNLDNTVLYAIYASRKAIKMAGWEAASDFGINLGSSRGATALFEAYHKEFLQNDSVSTPASPTTTLGNVSSWVAHDLKSKGPEISHSITCSTALHAMLNGVAWIQSGMTDKFLVGGSEAPLTPFTIAQMKALKIYSKNSDEYPCKALDLNKKQNSMVLGEGAAVACLEEGQKSSALALIEGIGYATEPLEHNISISTDAQCFQESMKMALGHVQPEEVDAIVMHAPGTIKGDLSEYKAIEKVFCNKTPFLTTNKWKVGHTFGTSGMLSVEMAVLMLQHQQLIKVPYLTYTTIPKTINRVMVNAVGFGGNAVSILLSKVG, from the coding sequence ATGCTTAAACAACCTATTTCCATAACAGCCATTTCTTCCATTTCCCCGCTGGGAAATTCATTTGAAGAAGTCTGGAAGTCTTACCAAAAAGAAACCCACTTTCTTGGCGAAACTAAGATAGGTAAAGCTCCTGTTTGGGTGGGTGCATTAGCTGATGCGTTACATGAAGAAATAAAAGCGTTGAGGAATTCAGACAACAAATACAAAAACCTGGATAACACTGTGCTTTATGCAATTTATGCTTCAAGAAAAGCTATCAAAATGGCCGGTTGGGAAGCAGCATCTGATTTTGGAATCAACCTTGGGTCGTCACGTGGGGCTACAGCTTTGTTTGAAGCCTATCATAAAGAGTTTTTGCAAAACGATTCGGTATCGACCCCTGCATCACCAACAACAACCTTGGGAAATGTATCATCATGGGTGGCCCATGATCTTAAATCAAAAGGACCTGAAATTTCACATTCCATTACCTGTTCCACGGCGCTACATGCAATGCTAAATGGGGTTGCATGGATTCAAAGCGGGATGACGGATAAATTTTTGGTTGGAGGAAGCGAAGCTCCATTGACCCCTTTTACCATTGCGCAAATGAAGGCATTAAAAATTTATTCCAAAAATTCTGATGAATACCCCTGCAAAGCGCTGGACTTAAACAAAAAACAAAATTCCATGGTTTTGGGGGAGGGGGCAGCAGTGGCATGTTTGGAAGAAGGACAAAAAAGTAGCGCTTTAGCTCTGATTGAAGGAATAGGGTACGCTACGGAACCTCTAGAACACAATATTTCAATTTCAACGGATGCTCAATGTTTTCAGGAATCCATGAAAATGGCTTTAGGGCATGTACAACCAGAGGAAGTAGATGCAATAGTCATGCATGCACCCGGAACAATCAAGGGGGATTTATCAGAATATAAGGCCATTGAAAAAGTTTTTTGTAACAAAACACCATTTTTGACTACCAATAAATGGAAAGTAGGTCATACTTTTGGAACCTCAGGGATGTTGAGTGTTGAAATGGCAGTTTTAATGTTACAGCATCAACAACTAATAAAAGTCCCTTACCTAACCTACACCACTATACCGAAAACCATAAATAGAGTGATGGTGAATGCCGTAGGTTTTGGTGGAAATGCTGTGAGTATTTTACTTTCCAAAGTAGGATAA
- the bioD gene encoding dethiobiotin synthase gives MKVFITGISTDVGKTIASAIIVEALKADYWKPVQAGDLGHSDSHKVEELISNGQTKIHKNSYALNTPMSPHAAAEIDGITIGIDKIKEPETENHLVIEGAGGLLVPLNDTDTVFDLIKSEYKVIVVSRHYLGSINHSLLTIEKLQEKGFKIGIIFSGDEHPTTESIILQKTGVTFLGRINEEEVFNKDVMKKYAKQFNPVLESF, from the coding sequence ATGAAAGTTTTTATAACAGGTATATCCACTGATGTTGGGAAGACTATTGCATCAGCGATAATAGTTGAAGCCCTTAAAGCGGATTATTGGAAACCAGTACAAGCAGGAGATTTGGGACATTCCGATAGTCATAAGGTTGAGGAGTTAATTTCCAACGGGCAAACTAAAATCCACAAGAACAGCTATGCATTGAACACCCCAATGAGCCCACATGCTGCCGCAGAAATAGATGGAATAACTATTGGGATTGATAAAATTAAAGAACCTGAAACAGAAAATCACTTGGTCATTGAGGGCGCTGGCGGGTTGTTGGTACCATTAAATGATACCGATACCGTGTTTGATTTGATAAAATCAGAGTATAAGGTCATTGTTGTTTCACGACATTACTTGGGGAGCATTAACCATTCACTTTTGACCATAGAAAAGCTTCAAGAAAAAGGATTTAAAATAGGAATTATTTTTAGTGGGGATGAGCATCCAACAACAGAAAGTATCATTTTGCAGAAAACGGGCGTAACTTTTCTTGGGCGCATCAATGAAGAGGAAGTATTTAATAAAGATGTGATGAAAAAGTATGCAAAACAGTTCAACCCCGTCCTTGAGTCATTCTAA
- a CDS encoding ribonuclease E/G, whose amino-acid sequence MNRELIVRSSPDAVDFALLKDGKLIELHKDEDDNNFTVGDIFLAKIRKPVTGLNAAFVNVGYEKDAFLHYHDLGPQLSSMLQFIKKARTGKLRDYSLKNFPFEKDIDKNGSINEVIKANQSLLVQIVKEPISTKGPRISSELSIAGRYLVMVPFSDRVSVSQKIGSKEEKDRLIRLVKSIKPKGFGVIIRTVAEGKKVAELDKDLQNLSSKWITMCKKLQKAPHPSKVLVELNRASSILRDVFNDSFTGIHVDDDTLYNQIKDYLHEIAPQKESIVKHYSGTTPIFEKFGIDRQIKTSFGRTASMSKGAYLVIEHTEALHVIDVNSGNRSNKAKNQEDTALEVNLLAASEIARQLRLRDMGGIIVIDFIDMIKGDHRRKLFDHLRDEMKDDRAKHKILPPSKFGLVQITRQRVRPEMNIKTSEENPNGSGTEVEAPIVLIDKINVDLERIMKGNQKDNGIILNIHPFIAAYLTKGFPSPQFKWFLEYKKWIKIQPRDAYTYLEYRFKNKDGKTIR is encoded by the coding sequence GTGAATAGAGAATTAATTGTTAGATCTAGTCCTGATGCAGTCGATTTTGCCTTACTAAAGGATGGAAAACTTATAGAATTACATAAAGACGAGGATGACAATAACTTTACCGTTGGGGATATTTTCCTAGCCAAGATAAGAAAACCTGTCACCGGCCTTAATGCGGCTTTCGTAAATGTGGGTTATGAAAAAGATGCATTCCTGCACTATCATGACCTAGGTCCGCAGTTGTCCTCCATGTTGCAATTCATAAAAAAAGCAAGAACGGGAAAGCTAAGAGACTATTCCCTTAAAAATTTTCCATTTGAAAAAGATATAGACAAGAATGGCAGTATTAACGAAGTTATTAAAGCCAATCAGTCATTATTGGTACAAATTGTAAAAGAACCCATTTCCACCAAAGGACCAAGAATTAGCTCAGAGCTTTCCATAGCAGGGCGTTATTTGGTCATGGTTCCATTTTCTGACCGTGTTTCCGTATCGCAAAAGATAGGAAGCAAGGAAGAAAAAGACCGGCTTATAAGACTTGTAAAAAGCATAAAGCCCAAAGGATTTGGCGTTATTATACGTACCGTTGCAGAAGGCAAGAAAGTTGCAGAACTGGATAAAGATCTTCAGAATTTGTCATCCAAATGGATAACAATGTGCAAGAAATTGCAAAAAGCACCTCATCCATCCAAAGTACTGGTAGAGCTTAATAGAGCTTCTTCCATTTTAAGAGATGTATTCAACGATTCTTTTACAGGAATTCATGTTGATGATGACACGCTATACAATCAAATAAAGGATTATTTACACGAAATCGCTCCGCAAAAGGAGTCCATTGTAAAGCATTATTCTGGCACGACCCCAATTTTTGAAAAATTTGGGATTGACCGTCAAATAAAAACTTCATTTGGCCGTACCGCCTCAATGAGCAAGGGAGCTTATCTTGTTATAGAACATACAGAAGCACTGCACGTAATTGATGTGAACAGTGGAAACCGTTCCAACAAGGCCAAAAATCAAGAAGACACTGCTTTAGAAGTCAATTTATTGGCAGCATCCGAAATTGCTAGACAGCTCCGGCTTAGAGATATGGGCGGAATTATTGTGATAGATTTCATTGATATGATCAAAGGTGATCACAGAAGAAAGTTATTTGACCACCTAAGAGATGAAATGAAAGACGACCGTGCAAAGCACAAGATTTTGCCTCCCAGTAAATTTGGTTTGGTACAGATTACCAGACAAAGGGTTCGTCCAGAGATGAATATCAAAACAAGTGAAGAAAATCCAAATGGTTCAGGTACCGAAGTTGAAGCTCCTATAGTTTTAATTGATAAAATCAATGTTGATTTAGAGCGAATAATGAAGGGCAACCAAAAGGACAATGGTATAATTTTGAACATACATCCTTTTATTGCAGCCTACCTTACCAAAGGCTTTCCATCACCACAGTTTAAGTGGTTTTTGGAATATAAAAAATGGATTAAAATCCAGCCAAGGGATGCTTACACATACCTTGAATATCGTTTTAAAAACAAAGACGGTAAAACAATTAGATAA
- the bioB gene encoding biotin synthase BioB — MSTTRHNWTKKEILDIYNKPLMELLYDAATIHRKNHDPNTVQVSTLLSIKTGGCPEDCGYCPQAARYHTDIEGNDLMTVPHVKAQALRAKASGSSRVCMGAAWRNVKDGPEFDQVLEMVRTINKLDMEVCCTLGMLTENQAKRLAEAGLYAYNHNLDTSEDYYKDVISTRAFEDRLETIDNVRKSNVTVCSGGIIGMGEQLEDRAGMLVALASLNPQPESVPINALVAVEGTPMEEMEPISIWEMLRMVATTRIVMPETQVRLSAGRTEMSREGQAMCFFAGANSIFAGDKLLTTPNPDVNEDMEMFKLLGLNPQKPFTKISQPKTVEASDSQFEPLGEKPKWSRPAHKIERNEEAKQKSNLVSKK; from the coding sequence ATGAGTACAACAAGACACAATTGGACCAAAAAGGAAATCCTTGACATTTACAACAAACCACTAATGGAGCTGCTTTATGATGCAGCAACTATCCATCGCAAAAATCATGACCCCAATACGGTTCAGGTTTCTACTCTACTTTCCATAAAAACGGGAGGTTGTCCTGAAGATTGTGGGTATTGCCCTCAAGCTGCCCGTTATCATACAGATATTGAAGGAAATGATTTAATGACCGTTCCACATGTAAAGGCACAGGCACTTCGTGCAAAAGCATCTGGTAGTTCACGAGTTTGTATGGGAGCTGCATGGAGAAATGTAAAGGATGGGCCTGAGTTTGACCAAGTTTTGGAGATGGTGCGTACCATCAATAAATTGGATATGGAGGTGTGTTGTACATTGGGAATGTTGACAGAGAATCAGGCAAAACGTTTGGCAGAAGCTGGATTGTATGCCTACAACCATAACTTGGATACTTCAGAAGATTATTATAAAGATGTAATTTCTACTCGTGCGTTTGAAGATCGATTGGAAACAATAGACAACGTGCGTAAAAGTAATGTTACCGTTTGTAGTGGCGGAATCATTGGAATGGGGGAACAATTGGAAGATCGTGCCGGAATGTTGGTTGCTTTGGCATCCCTAAATCCTCAACCGGAATCCGTGCCCATAAATGCATTGGTTGCTGTAGAAGGCACACCAATGGAGGAGATGGAGCCCATATCTATTTGGGAAATGCTCAGAATGGTTGCCACAACCAGAATTGTAATGCCCGAAACTCAAGTTAGATTATCAGCAGGAAGAACTGAAATGAGTAGGGAAGGACAAGCTATGTGTTTCTTTGCAGGAGCCAACTCTATTTTTGCAGGCGATAAATTATTGACCACCCCAAATCCGGATGTAAATGAGGATATGGAAATGTTCAAACTTTTAGGGTTGAATCCGCAAAAACCATTTACAAAAATTTCTCAACCAAAAACGGTTGAAGCATCTGATTCCCAGTTTGAACCTTTGGGAGAAAAACCAAAATGGTCGCGTCCAGCACATAAAATTGAACGCAATGAAGAGGCGAAGCAGAAGTCTAATTTGGTCTCCAAGAAATAG
- a CDS encoding ArnT family glycosyltransferase, with protein MLKKLIISLTPNYKDLNWKMVFLILFLVAFFVRFPFFFRDYVDRDESTFIIMAQSWVDGHLPYTQLWDLKPPITFLFFATIISVFGKSFIAIRLFGTLLVALTGLFTYGIGRWTTTKKVSFWCAIFCVLFQSMFGSLQGVMSEHICTLFFVVGVYILLSKENIFWYLTTGFLFGLSVMSKLNMAYPLLALGLYLLWGVLTKQHFWHNFKRLIALGIGFIVLVFLTALPYYLEGEITTWWQSIFKAPLAYSSSKYHSPLKTLPFFLITIAFFYFSYKKQLFNYRSVPIQILLIVFSGVMVSFIQAGKVNGHYLIQLFPFILIPIGIAVGKLPPFKENYKIVIIFFFVLLPMEAYLEYENIISNKIEKGSFFNGEGIDVPNYIIENNMETKNIFFTEYHIGYWVLGETPPTKAATHPSSIGREELFPFMNNPRKTRIEELRYILEVLQPKTIVARKGRSAFDGRMVDLNTYMDNYLEQYYTLSKTIDRGLIYQRLE; from the coding sequence GTGCTCAAAAAGCTTATTATTTCTCTTACTCCCAACTATAAGGACCTAAACTGGAAAATGGTTTTCTTGATTCTGTTCTTAGTGGCTTTTTTTGTTCGATTTCCTTTCTTTTTCAGGGATTATGTTGATAGAGATGAAAGTACATTTATTATCATGGCGCAGTCTTGGGTAGACGGTCATTTGCCTTACACCCAGCTTTGGGACCTAAAGCCCCCTATCACCTTTTTATTCTTTGCCACCATAATTTCAGTTTTTGGGAAAAGTTTTATTGCCATCCGATTATTCGGAACACTTTTGGTTGCTTTAACTGGCCTGTTTACCTATGGTATTGGAAGATGGACAACTACTAAAAAGGTTAGTTTTTGGTGTGCTATTTTTTGTGTTCTTTTTCAAAGCATGTTTGGAAGTCTGCAAGGAGTAATGTCTGAACATATATGTACATTATTTTTTGTTGTTGGTGTATACATTCTCCTTTCCAAGGAAAACATATTCTGGTATCTTACCACTGGATTCCTTTTTGGGCTTTCTGTAATGTCCAAACTAAACATGGCCTATCCGTTACTTGCCTTAGGTTTATATTTGCTTTGGGGAGTTTTAACCAAACAACATTTTTGGCACAACTTTAAGCGGTTAATTGCTTTGGGTATAGGGTTTATAGTTCTAGTCTTCCTAACTGCTCTTCCCTACTATCTGGAAGGCGAGATAACAACCTGGTGGCAATCTATTTTTAAGGCTCCATTGGCATATTCAAGTTCAAAATACCATTCTCCTTTAAAGACCCTCCCATTCTTTTTGATAACTATAGCTTTCTTTTATTTTTCATATAAAAAACAGCTGTTCAATTATAGATCTGTACCAATTCAAATACTATTGATTGTTTTTTCAGGAGTAATGGTTTCATTTATACAAGCTGGCAAAGTAAATGGACATTATCTCATTCAGTTGTTTCCCTTTATTCTGATTCCAATTGGAATAGCTGTAGGCAAACTTCCGCCGTTTAAGGAAAACTATAAGATCGTTATTATTTTCTTTTTTGTTTTACTTCCTATGGAAGCTTATTTGGAGTACGAAAACATTATTTCCAATAAAATAGAAAAAGGTTCTTTTTTTAATGGTGAAGGCATTGATGTTCCCAACTATATTATTGAAAACAATATGGAGACAAAGAACATTTTTTTTACAGAATACCATATTGGGTATTGGGTGTTGGGCGAAACTCCGCCTACGAAAGCTGCAACACACCCTAGCAGTATTGGTAGAGAGGAACTTTTCCCTTTTATGAACAATCCTAGAAAAACAAGAATAGAGGAACTACGCTATATTTTAGAGGTTTTACAACCAAAAACTATAGTAGCCCGAAAGGGAAGAAGTGCTTTTGATGGAAGAATGGTTGACCTAAACACCTATATGGACAATTATCTGGAACAATATTATACCTTGTCCAAAACCATTGACCGCGGGCTTATTTATCAGCGGTTAGAATGA